In one Achromobacter spanius genomic region, the following are encoded:
- a CDS encoding ABC transporter permease, giving the protein MIAFLFRRLLVAALLVVFVSLISFSLVFASGNPAARLAGEGSAADAARLSVQHGFDDPILLQYGRWLTGVVRGDFGDSLYFSRPVAELLSQHFPATAKLGLAAMAFALLLAIPLGVLAGMRKGSLADRATMLLSACAQAMPPFCLAFLLIIVFSVRNQWLPASGFDTWKHYVMPVVALGLFAMPAMLRLMKSEMETVLATDYIRTARAMGLGGPSVVLKYALRNALRPLVSLAAAQMGTLLAGSVVIETVFAINGAGLLAWTSILRGDFPTMQALILIFALIYIVLTLVADLINGWLDPRVRAAS; this is encoded by the coding sequence ATGATTGCATTCCTGTTTCGCCGTTTGCTGGTGGCCGCCCTGCTGGTGGTGTTCGTGTCGCTGATCAGCTTTTCGCTGGTGTTTGCGTCCGGCAACCCGGCCGCCCGTCTGGCCGGCGAAGGCAGCGCGGCGGATGCCGCCCGCCTGTCGGTACAGCACGGCTTTGACGACCCCATCCTGCTGCAGTACGGCCGCTGGCTGACAGGCGTAGTGCGCGGCGATTTCGGCGACAGCCTGTACTTCAGCCGCCCCGTGGCCGAACTGCTCAGCCAGCATTTTCCCGCCACCGCCAAGCTGGGCCTGGCCGCCATGGCCTTCGCGCTGCTGCTTGCCATTCCGCTGGGCGTGCTGGCCGGCATGCGCAAGGGTTCGCTGGCCGACCGCGCCACCATGCTGCTGTCGGCCTGCGCGCAAGCCATGCCGCCGTTCTGCCTGGCCTTCCTGTTGATCATCGTGTTCAGCGTGCGCAACCAATGGCTGCCCGCCTCGGGCTTTGACACCTGGAAGCACTACGTAATGCCGGTGGTGGCGCTGGGGCTCTTCGCCATGCCCGCCATGCTGCGCCTGATGAAATCCGAGATGGAAACCGTGCTGGCCACCGACTACATCCGCACGGCCCGCGCCATGGGTCTGGGCGGCCCCAGCGTGGTGCTGAAGTACGCGCTGCGCAATGCGCTGCGCCCGCTCGTGTCGCTGGCGGCCGCGCAGATGGGCACCTTGCTGGCGGGCTCCGTCGTCATTGAAACCGTCTTCGCCATCAACGGCGCGGGCCTGCTCGCCTGGACCTCGATCCTACGCGGCGACTTTCCCACGATGCAGGCGCTGATCCTGATCTTTGCGCTGATCTACATCGTCCTGACTCTCGTCGCCGACCTGATCAACGGTTGGCTGGACCCCCGCGTGCGAGCCGCCTCATGA
- a CDS encoding ABC transporter substrate-binding protein: MQLTRTVKFVSAALLALGAHAAQANKADNSLNIAFDAAPATLDAYKESDRPGLALARMVFSGLLQKNQDTGEFGPAIATGYKFVDDTTIELPIRRDVKFHDGSLLTIDDVLYTLNLVSSDAFKARFQNQVAWIAKAEKVGDDTVRIKMKTPYPLALEMLSENLPIYPRKYYEANQSDMGAKPIGTGPYRLTDSQPGSRYVYERFDDYFGPKPAVQKLVVRVLPDANTQYAELLSGGLDWIWRVPPDVAKRMEKTPSVTVKSSSIMRISYISLNPRFDDGKSPLAKQEVRQAINHAIDREAIRKALVGGASKVINTACNPAQFGCTTDVQSYKFDPARAKQLLAQAGYPNGITLDLVISAPPRSILDAAAAQMAQAGIKVNLVEQQYGTAMTSWREGKTAMLASNWGSYGIADAALSTSNFFRGGPDDQARNPEVIKLLEAADTSVDRDLRAKNYAAALKIVADQAYWVPLWNHSLNAVQAKGLNFSVDGDEFPRFYKASWK, translated from the coding sequence ATGCAGCTAACCCGTACCGTGAAGTTCGTGAGCGCGGCGCTACTGGCGCTGGGCGCCCACGCCGCCCAGGCCAACAAGGCCGACAATTCCCTCAACATTGCATTCGACGCCGCGCCCGCCACTCTGGACGCCTACAAGGAATCGGACCGTCCCGGCCTGGCGCTGGCGCGCATGGTCTTCTCGGGCTTGCTGCAAAAGAACCAGGACACGGGCGAGTTCGGCCCGGCCATCGCCACGGGCTACAAGTTCGTGGACGACACCACCATCGAACTTCCCATCCGCCGCGACGTGAAGTTCCACGACGGGTCGTTGTTGACCATCGACGACGTGCTCTACACGCTGAACCTGGTGTCGTCCGACGCCTTCAAGGCACGCTTCCAGAACCAGGTGGCCTGGATTGCGAAAGCGGAAAAAGTCGGTGACGACACCGTGCGCATCAAGATGAAGACGCCCTACCCGCTGGCGCTGGAAATGTTGTCGGAAAACCTGCCGATCTATCCGCGCAAGTATTACGAGGCGAATCAGTCGGACATGGGCGCCAAGCCCATCGGCACGGGCCCGTATCGCCTGACCGACAGCCAGCCCGGCAGCCGCTATGTGTACGAACGCTTTGACGATTACTTCGGCCCCAAGCCCGCCGTGCAAAAGCTGGTGGTGCGCGTGCTGCCTGATGCCAACACCCAATACGCCGAGCTGCTGTCCGGCGGCCTGGACTGGATCTGGCGCGTGCCGCCCGATGTGGCCAAGCGCATGGAGAAAACGCCGTCGGTCACGGTGAAAAGCAGCAGCATCATGCGCATCAGCTATATCTCGCTGAACCCGCGTTTTGACGACGGCAAGTCGCCGCTGGCCAAGCAGGAAGTGCGCCAGGCCATCAACCACGCCATCGACCGCGAAGCCATCCGCAAAGCACTAGTGGGCGGTGCGTCCAAGGTGATCAACACGGCCTGCAACCCGGCGCAGTTCGGTTGCACGACCGACGTGCAGTCCTACAAATTCGACCCGGCGCGCGCCAAGCAACTGCTGGCGCAAGCCGGCTACCCCAATGGCATCACGCTGGACCTGGTGATCTCGGCGCCGCCGCGCAGCATCCTGGACGCCGCCGCCGCCCAGATGGCGCAGGCCGGCATCAAGGTGAACCTGGTTGAGCAGCAGTACGGCACCGCCATGACCAGCTGGCGCGAAGGCAAGACCGCCATGCTGGCGTCCAACTGGGGTTCCTACGGCATTGCCGACGCGGCGCTGTCCACCAGCAACTTCTTCCGGGGCGGCCCGGATGACCAGGCGCGCAACCCGGAAGTCATCAAGCTTCTGGAAGCGGCCGACACGTCCGTCGACCGCGACCTGCGCGCCAAGAACTACGCGGCCGCGCTGAAGATCGTGGCCGACCAGGCGTACTGGGTGCCCTTGTGGAACCACTCGCTGAACGCCGTGCAGGCCAAGGGCCTGAATTTCTCGGTGGACGGCGACGAGTTCCCGCGCTTTTACAAGGCCTCCTGGAAATAA
- a CDS encoding FadR/GntR family transcriptional regulator, which produces MTSLQAVASTRLYRMIADQIAARIKAGDFPAGGRLPAERELAEQLQVSRASVREALIALEIEGYVDVRVGTGVFVCQPREDGQYQDAAPAAAAADSVEATDIGPFDLLETRLLIEPECAALAAQKASPAQIAAIRAAHDGMSLTESPSVHDRAFHSAIGAACGNAALAAAISHIWHLSTLSPVFHRLEEHFVTTKVWIEAQKEHERILAAIVDRDPIRARHAMHDHLVGILARLREDFGNVGIR; this is translated from the coding sequence ATGACTTCCCTACAGGCCGTAGCCTCAACCCGCCTTTACCGCATGATTGCCGACCAGATCGCCGCGCGCATCAAGGCGGGCGACTTTCCCGCTGGGGGCCGCCTGCCCGCCGAGCGCGAGCTGGCCGAGCAATTGCAAGTCAGCCGGGCGTCGGTACGGGAAGCCTTGATCGCCCTGGAAATCGAGGGCTATGTGGATGTGCGCGTGGGCACGGGCGTGTTTGTGTGCCAGCCGCGTGAAGACGGCCAGTATCAAGACGCGGCGCCGGCCGCCGCCGCCGCCGACAGCGTCGAAGCCACCGACATCGGCCCCTTCGACCTCTTGGAAACGCGCTTGCTGATCGAACCGGAATGCGCCGCCTTGGCCGCGCAAAAGGCCTCGCCCGCGCAAATTGCCGCCATCCGCGCCGCGCACGACGGCATGTCGCTGACCGAATCGCCCAGCGTGCATGACCGCGCCTTTCACAGCGCCATCGGCGCCGCTTGCGGCAACGCCGCCCTGGCCGCCGCCATTTCGCACATCTGGCACCTAAGCACTTTGAGCCCGGTGTTCCATCGCCTGGAAGAACACTTCGTGACCACCAAGGTGTGGATCGAAGCCCAGAAAGAACACGAACGCATCCTCGCGGCCATTGTTGACCGCGATCCCATCCGCGCGCGCCACGCCATGCACGACCATCTGGTCGGCATCCTGGCGCGCTTGCGGGAAGACTTCGGCAACGTTGGGATCCGATGA